A single genomic interval of Zingiber officinale cultivar Zhangliang chromosome 4A, Zo_v1.1, whole genome shotgun sequence harbors:
- the LOC121973831 gene encoding heavy metal-associated isoprenylated plant protein 28-like produces the protein MSIVELCVHMDCSGCESKIRKAISKLRGVDGVEIDMERQKVTVTGTVEQKKVLKAVRRTGRRAVLWPYPLAAEPDKCIYTQEYYRLHQGTPAPHHLIFNVDPESYNYCMHGYGDSSMHGYYQDSTHTHIISDEDRARYSDDNPNACSVM, from the exons ATGAGT ATCGTCGAGCTGTGCGTGCACATGGACTGTTCCGGATGCGAGAGCAAGATCCGGAAGGCGATCTCGAAGCTCAGAG GCGTGGATGGAGTAGAGATCGACATGGAGAGGCAGAAGGTCACCGTCACCGGAACGGTGGAGCAGAAGAAGGTCCTGAAGGCGGTTCGCCGGACGGGGAGGAGGGCGGTGCTGTGGCCGTATCCCCTGGCGGCGGAGCCCGACAAGTGCATCTACACGCAGGAGTACTACCGGCTGCACCAGGGGACGCCGGCGCCTCACCATCTCATCTTCAACGTCGATCCGGAGTCTTACAACTACTGCATGCATGGCTACGGAGACTCCAGCATGCACGGCTACTACCAAGACTCCACGCACACCCACATCATCAGCGACGAGGATCGAGCTCGCTACAGTGACGATAACCCTAATGCTTGCTCGGTCATGTAG
- the LOC121971832 gene encoding peroxidase P7-like isoform X1 produces MWTSRFRQQCLSADVHVHDNERCYICSNPVEFDRTSWCIVVAAPTCPYRRRIDKEMEGPSSRGSMPGYGLLAVVVIVSLLAGSGADAQLWPEFYATSCPKLQGVVRSVMAQAVRRDPRMGASILRLFFHDCFVNGCDASVLLDDTPTMAGEKNSGGNANSLLGYEVIDAIKARVEATCRSTVSCADILALAARDAVNLLGGPAWTVPLGRRDARWASMAAANANLPPASAGIDDLVARFAAKGLSLRDLTALSGAHTVGAAKCSKFRRHVYNDSNVDPAFAMFRRRICPAAGGDARLAPLDSTSPNRFDVSYYRDLMARRGLLHSDQELFNNGPADELVRLYGANGNAFDRDFAAAMVKMGGISPLTGGAGEIRINCRKSN; encoded by the exons ATGTGGACTTCTCGGTTTCGACAGCAGTGTCTCTCAGCGGATGTACATGTTCATGACAATGAGAGATGTTATATCTGCAGCAACCCGGTTGAATTTGATAGGACCTCTTGGTGCATCGTCGTTGCAGCACCAACTTGCCCCTATCGCCGAAGAATTGATAAAGAAATGGAGGGACCGTCCAGTCGAGGAAGCATGCCAG GGTATGGCTTGCTCGCCGTCGTCGTCATCGTGTCGTTGCTGGCCGGCTCCGGCGCCGATGCGCAGCTGTGGCCGGAGTTCTACGCGACGAGCTGCCCCAAGCTGCAGGGCGTCGTGCGGTCTGTGATGGCGCAGGCGGTGAGGCGGGATCCTCGCATGGGCGCCTCCATCCTCCGCCTCTTCTTTCACGACTGCTTTGTCAAC GGATGTGATGCTTCCGTCCTCCTCGACGACACTCCGACGATGGCCGGCGAAAAAAACTCCGGAGGCAACGCCAACTCCCTCCTGGGCTACGAAGTCATCGACGCGATCAAGGCCCGCGTCGAGGCCACCTGCCGCTCCACCGTCTCCTGCGCCGACATCCTCGCGCTCGCCGCCCGCGACGCCGTCAATCTG CTGGGAGGGCCGGCGTGGACGGTGCCGCTCGGGCGGCGGGACGCGAGGTGGGCGAGCATGGCCGCGGCCAACGCGAACCTGCCCCCCGCCTCCGCCGGCATCGACGACCTCGTCGCGCGGTTCGCCGCCAAGGGCCTCAGCCTGCGCGACCTCACGGCGCTCTCCGGCGCCCACACAGTCGGCGCGGCTAAGTGCAGCAAGTTCCGGCGCCACGTCTACAACGACAGCAACGTGGACCCCGCGTTCGCCATGTTCCGCCGGAGGATCTGCCCTGCAGCCGGCGGAGACGCCCGGCTGGCGCCTCTGGACTCGACGAGCCCGAACCGGTTCGACGTGAGCTACTATCGGGATCTGATGGCGCGGCGGGGGCTGCTGCACTCTGACCAGGAGCTGTTCAATAACGGGCCGGCGGACGAGCTGGTGAGGCTTTACGGCGCCAACGGAAATGCCTTCGACCGGGACTTTGCGGCGGCGATGGTGAAGATGGGCGGAATCAGCCCCTTGACTGGCGGCGCAGGGGAGATCAGAATAAACTGCAGGAAATCCAACTGA
- the LOC121971832 gene encoding peroxidase P7-like isoform X2 encodes MRRRMQRHSSLLSTPHRDMHAPSPPTLSWYGLLAVVVIVSLLAGSGADAQLWPEFYATSCPKLQGVVRSVMAQAVRRDPRMGASILRLFFHDCFVNGCDASVLLDDTPTMAGEKNSGGNANSLLGYEVIDAIKARVEATCRSTVSCADILALAARDAVNLLGGPAWTVPLGRRDARWASMAAANANLPPASAGIDDLVARFAAKGLSLRDLTALSGAHTVGAAKCSKFRRHVYNDSNVDPAFAMFRRRICPAAGGDARLAPLDSTSPNRFDVSYYRDLMARRGLLHSDQELFNNGPADELVRLYGANGNAFDRDFAAAMVKMGGISPLTGGAGEIRINCRKSN; translated from the exons ATGAGACGACGCATGCAACGACACAGCTCCTTGCTGTCCACGCCACACAGAGACATGCATGCACCGTCGCCGCCAACTCTCTCGT GGTATGGCTTGCTCGCCGTCGTCGTCATCGTGTCGTTGCTGGCCGGCTCCGGCGCCGATGCGCAGCTGTGGCCGGAGTTCTACGCGACGAGCTGCCCCAAGCTGCAGGGCGTCGTGCGGTCTGTGATGGCGCAGGCGGTGAGGCGGGATCCTCGCATGGGCGCCTCCATCCTCCGCCTCTTCTTTCACGACTGCTTTGTCAAC GGATGTGATGCTTCCGTCCTCCTCGACGACACTCCGACGATGGCCGGCGAAAAAAACTCCGGAGGCAACGCCAACTCCCTCCTGGGCTACGAAGTCATCGACGCGATCAAGGCCCGCGTCGAGGCCACCTGCCGCTCCACCGTCTCCTGCGCCGACATCCTCGCGCTCGCCGCCCGCGACGCCGTCAATCTG CTGGGAGGGCCGGCGTGGACGGTGCCGCTCGGGCGGCGGGACGCGAGGTGGGCGAGCATGGCCGCGGCCAACGCGAACCTGCCCCCCGCCTCCGCCGGCATCGACGACCTCGTCGCGCGGTTCGCCGCCAAGGGCCTCAGCCTGCGCGACCTCACGGCGCTCTCCGGCGCCCACACAGTCGGCGCGGCTAAGTGCAGCAAGTTCCGGCGCCACGTCTACAACGACAGCAACGTGGACCCCGCGTTCGCCATGTTCCGCCGGAGGATCTGCCCTGCAGCCGGCGGAGACGCCCGGCTGGCGCCTCTGGACTCGACGAGCCCGAACCGGTTCGACGTGAGCTACTATCGGGATCTGATGGCGCGGCGGGGGCTGCTGCACTCTGACCAGGAGCTGTTCAATAACGGGCCGGCGGACGAGCTGGTGAGGCTTTACGGCGCCAACGGAAATGCCTTCGACCGGGACTTTGCGGCGGCGATGGTGAAGATGGGCGGAATCAGCCCCTTGACTGGCGGCGCAGGGGAGATCAGAATAAACTGCAGGAAATCCAACTGA
- the LOC121971832 gene encoding peroxidase P7-like isoform X3, translating to MHRRRQLSRVWYGLLAVVVIVSLLAGSGADAQLWPEFYATSCPKLQGVVRSVMAQAVRRDPRMGASILRLFFHDCFVNGCDASVLLDDTPTMAGEKNSGGNANSLLGYEVIDAIKARVEATCRSTVSCADILALAARDAVNLLGGPAWTVPLGRRDARWASMAAANANLPPASAGIDDLVARFAAKGLSLRDLTALSGAHTVGAAKCSKFRRHVYNDSNVDPAFAMFRRRICPAAGGDARLAPLDSTSPNRFDVSYYRDLMARRGLLHSDQELFNNGPADELVRLYGANGNAFDRDFAAAMVKMGGISPLTGGAGEIRINCRKSN from the exons ATGCACCGTCGCCGCCAACTCTCTCGTGTAT GGTATGGCTTGCTCGCCGTCGTCGTCATCGTGTCGTTGCTGGCCGGCTCCGGCGCCGATGCGCAGCTGTGGCCGGAGTTCTACGCGACGAGCTGCCCCAAGCTGCAGGGCGTCGTGCGGTCTGTGATGGCGCAGGCGGTGAGGCGGGATCCTCGCATGGGCGCCTCCATCCTCCGCCTCTTCTTTCACGACTGCTTTGTCAAC GGATGTGATGCTTCCGTCCTCCTCGACGACACTCCGACGATGGCCGGCGAAAAAAACTCCGGAGGCAACGCCAACTCCCTCCTGGGCTACGAAGTCATCGACGCGATCAAGGCCCGCGTCGAGGCCACCTGCCGCTCCACCGTCTCCTGCGCCGACATCCTCGCGCTCGCCGCCCGCGACGCCGTCAATCTG CTGGGAGGGCCGGCGTGGACGGTGCCGCTCGGGCGGCGGGACGCGAGGTGGGCGAGCATGGCCGCGGCCAACGCGAACCTGCCCCCCGCCTCCGCCGGCATCGACGACCTCGTCGCGCGGTTCGCCGCCAAGGGCCTCAGCCTGCGCGACCTCACGGCGCTCTCCGGCGCCCACACAGTCGGCGCGGCTAAGTGCAGCAAGTTCCGGCGCCACGTCTACAACGACAGCAACGTGGACCCCGCGTTCGCCATGTTCCGCCGGAGGATCTGCCCTGCAGCCGGCGGAGACGCCCGGCTGGCGCCTCTGGACTCGACGAGCCCGAACCGGTTCGACGTGAGCTACTATCGGGATCTGATGGCGCGGCGGGGGCTGCTGCACTCTGACCAGGAGCTGTTCAATAACGGGCCGGCGGACGAGCTGGTGAGGCTTTACGGCGCCAACGGAAATGCCTTCGACCGGGACTTTGCGGCGGCGATGGTGAAGATGGGCGGAATCAGCCCCTTGACTGGCGGCGCAGGGGAGATCAGAATAAACTGCAGGAAATCCAACTGA